In the Gopherus flavomarginatus isolate rGopFla2 chromosome 6, rGopFla2.mat.asm, whole genome shotgun sequence genome, one interval contains:
- the RGS10 gene encoding regulator of G-protein signaling 10 isoform X1: MFTRAVSRLSRKRPPSEINDSDGKPGGSSQQTLKGTSRWTTSLENLLEDPEGVKRFREFLKKEFSEENVLFWLACEEFKKTQDKKQMQEKAKDIYMTFLSSKASCQVNVEGQSRLNETILEEPHPLMFQKLQDQIFNLMKYDSYSRFLKSDIFLKHKRAEEQEENSSEAQSVAKRASRIYNT; encoded by the exons agaTTAATGACAGTGATGGCAAACCAGGCGGCAGCAGCCAACAAACTCTAAAAGGAACCTCAAGATGGACTACGTCACTAGAGAACCTCCTAGAAGATCCAGAAGGAGTGAAACGATTTAGG gaatttttaaagaaagaatttagtgaagaaaatgttttgttctggTTAGCATGTGAAGAATTTAAGAAAACGCAAGACAAGAAACAG ATGCAAGAAAAAGCTAAAGACATTTACATGACTTTCCTGTCCAGTAAAGCTTCCTGCCAAGTCAATGTTGAAGGGCAATCCCGTTTGAATGAGACAATATTGGAAGAACCTCACCCACtaatgtttcaaaagctgcaggaccag ATATTCAATCTCATGAAGTATGACAGCTACAGCCGTTTCTTAAAGTCagacatatttttaaaacataagaGGGCCGAGGAACAAGAAGAGAATTCATCGGAAGCTCAATCCGTAGCTAAAAGAGCTTCAAGGATTTACAACACATGA
- the RGS10 gene encoding regulator of G-protein signaling 10 isoform X3, with translation MEKINDSDGKPGGSSQQTLKGTSRWTTSLENLLEDPEGVKRFREFLKKEFSEENVLFWLACEEFKKTQDKKQMQEKAKDIYMTFLSSKASCQVNVEGQSRLNETILEEPHPLMFQKLQDQIFNLMKYDSYSRFLKSDIFLKHKRAEEQEENSSEAQSVAKRASRIYNT, from the exons agaTTAATGACAGTGATGGCAAACCAGGCGGCAGCAGCCAACAAACTCTAAAAGGAACCTCAAGATGGACTACGTCACTAGAGAACCTCCTAGAAGATCCAGAAGGAGTGAAACGATTTAGG gaatttttaaagaaagaatttagtgaagaaaatgttttgttctggTTAGCATGTGAAGAATTTAAGAAAACGCAAGACAAGAAACAG ATGCAAGAAAAAGCTAAAGACATTTACATGACTTTCCTGTCCAGTAAAGCTTCCTGCCAAGTCAATGTTGAAGGGCAATCCCGTTTGAATGAGACAATATTGGAAGAACCTCACCCACtaatgtttcaaaagctgcaggaccag ATATTCAATCTCATGAAGTATGACAGCTACAGCCGTTTCTTAAAGTCagacatatttttaaaacataagaGGGCCGAGGAACAAGAAGAGAATTCATCGGAAGCTCAATCCGTAGCTAAAAGAGCTTCAAGGATTTACAACACATGA
- the RGS10 gene encoding regulator of G-protein signaling 10 isoform X2, with product MCFEINDSDGKPGGSSQQTLKGTSRWTTSLENLLEDPEGVKRFREFLKKEFSEENVLFWLACEEFKKTQDKKQMQEKAKDIYMTFLSSKASCQVNVEGQSRLNETILEEPHPLMFQKLQDQIFNLMKYDSYSRFLKSDIFLKHKRAEEQEENSSEAQSVAKRASRIYNT from the exons agaTTAATGACAGTGATGGCAAACCAGGCGGCAGCAGCCAACAAACTCTAAAAGGAACCTCAAGATGGACTACGTCACTAGAGAACCTCCTAGAAGATCCAGAAGGAGTGAAACGATTTAGG gaatttttaaagaaagaatttagtgaagaaaatgttttgttctggTTAGCATGTGAAGAATTTAAGAAAACGCAAGACAAGAAACAG ATGCAAGAAAAAGCTAAAGACATTTACATGACTTTCCTGTCCAGTAAAGCTTCCTGCCAAGTCAATGTTGAAGGGCAATCCCGTTTGAATGAGACAATATTGGAAGAACCTCACCCACtaatgtttcaaaagctgcaggaccag ATATTCAATCTCATGAAGTATGACAGCTACAGCCGTTTCTTAAAGTCagacatatttttaaaacataagaGGGCCGAGGAACAAGAAGAGAATTCATCGGAAGCTCAATCCGTAGCTAAAAGAGCTTCAAGGATTTACAACACATGA